The following proteins come from a genomic window of Proteiniphilum propionicum:
- a CDS encoding transposase, with protein sequence MKKTVHSESEKVKAVHQLESGVDASVVARDYNISRATLYNWKSKYSGMEVSQVKRLKELEDENRKLKQMYADLALDNKILKEVIEKKL encoded by the coding sequence ATGAAAAAGACAGTACACAGCGAGTCAGAGAAGGTAAAGGCAGTCCATCAGCTTGAAAGTGGAGTGGATGCCTCAGTTGTAGCGCGTGACTACAACATATCCAGGGCGACCCTTTATAATTGGAAGTCCAAGTACAGTGGGATGGAGGTGAGTCAGGTCAAACGCCTCAAAGAGCTTGAAGATGAGAACCGCAAGTTGAAGCAGATGTATGCTGACCTTGCTCTTGACAACAAGATACTGAAGGAGGTTATCGAAAAAAAACTCTAG
- a CDS encoding transposase → MKKRKTYSAGFKTKIVLEALQERETVQEIARKYELHPGQISTWKTQFLSQADQVFERGGSKTEDDKEKDALFKKVGQLQLEVDFLKKVLGK, encoded by the coding sequence ATGAAGAAAAGGAAAACTTACAGTGCCGGCTTTAAAACAAAGATTGTTTTAGAAGCACTTCAAGAAAGAGAAACAGTCCAGGAGATCGCCAGGAAGTATGAACTTCACCCGGGTCAGATCTCGACGTGGAAGACTCAATTTTTATCTCAGGCGGACCAGGTGTTCGAGAGAGGCGGCTCTAAAACAGAGGATGACAAGGAGAAAGACGCCCTGTTCAAGAAGGTCGGACAGCTTCAGCTGGAGGTTGATTTCTTAAAAAAAGTATTGGGGAAATAG
- a CDS encoding restriction endonuclease subunit S: protein MKREGYTNREGYTFYPTDHCGVIRLKNTSISLYYLAMELNEIGKRNKFSRTFRASTGRIKQLRIEIPNEATRVDFDKYVVNINNEIKKLKEELLKTELKINEVIRGNL, encoded by the coding sequence ATAAAAAGGGAAGGTTACACAAATAGGGAAGGTTACACATTTTATCCAACTGACCATTGTGGAGTGATTAGATTGAAAAACACTTCAATCAGTTTATATTATTTAGCTATGGAATTAAATGAGATTGGTAAAAGAAATAAATTTTCTAGAACATTCAGAGCATCAACAGGAAGAATTAAACAGTTAAGAATTGAAATTCCAAATGAAGCTACTCGGGTCGATTTTGACAAATATGTAGTTAATATAAATAATGAAATAAAAAAACTTAAAGAGGAGCTTTTAAAGACTGAATTAAAAATAAATGAAGTTATAAGAGGAAATCTTTAA
- a CDS encoding IS3 family transposase, whose protein sequence is MKQIDKQYMITPFYGVPRMTHHLRGIGYEVNPKRVRRLYRKMDLYATGPRPNTSKPHKGASHVIYPYLLRGLKVTRPNQVWAMDITYIPLAGSHLYLVGIIDVYSRYIVGWSLSNTMTAHWCRECLEEAIKHHGAPEIINTDQGSQFSSPEFSAYFSSYEGLKFSMDGKGRAIDNIFIERFWRNIKYEKLYLEPSDNGLELYHKIKDYMKYYNQERPHQGLEYKRPMDVYREAA, encoded by the coding sequence ATGAAGCAGATAGACAAACAGTACATGATTACCCCGTTCTACGGTGTACCCCGGATGACACATCACCTTCGTGGCATTGGCTACGAGGTCAATCCCAAGCGTGTGCGCCGTTTATATCGGAAAATGGATTTATATGCGACCGGCCCCCGTCCGAACACGAGCAAGCCCCATAAGGGAGCAAGCCATGTGATTTATCCCTACCTGCTGCGTGGGTTAAAGGTAACGCGCCCCAATCAGGTCTGGGCGATGGATATCACCTATATCCCGTTAGCTGGCAGCCATCTGTACCTGGTTGGCATCATTGACGTTTACAGCCGCTATATCGTTGGCTGGTCACTGTCCAACACGATGACCGCCCATTGGTGCCGCGAGTGCCTTGAAGAGGCTATAAAGCACCATGGTGCTCCGGAGATAATCAATACGGATCAGGGGAGTCAGTTCTCCAGCCCGGAGTTTTCAGCTTATTTTTCTTCATACGAGGGTTTAAAGTTCAGCATGGACGGGAAGGGACGGGCTATTGACAATATCTTCATTGAAAGATTTTGGCGGAACATCAAATACGAGAAGCTTTATCTCGAACCATCAGACAATGGTTTGGAGTTATATCACAAAATAAAGGATTATATGAAGTATTATAACCAGGAAAGGCCCCATCAGGGATTGGAATATAAAAGGCCGATGGATGTGTACCGGGAGGCCGCTTAG